A stretch of Chiloscyllium punctatum isolate Juve2018m chromosome 6, sChiPun1.3, whole genome shotgun sequence DNA encodes these proteins:
- the LOC140478915 gene encoding uncharacterized protein, giving the protein MAAVLLLYFFISLQVLSQYFGCPEECDCSTIKATCGKQRGKILTKVPGPLPANVSSLFLVNTQIAKLEDNSFTGQKALKQLVLNGSLLTDVSEGAFKHLHNLESLMVANSLLEVLPLGVLDTLVNLNQLYLIKSNLAKVDLGLFDYLKNLEELYLYRNKLEALPNGIFDNLGCLTKLHLGGNQISVLPANIFDKLRNLQILRLYENQLNYIPSGLFDKLLNLTELLLHFNYIGNLSSDTFSQLQNLNKLIIAKNRILVVQPTTFHNLLNLHELSMYSNKLMQLPDSIFGKMKKLEKLYLHDNQLITLPDNIFCNLTNLKLLSLNQNKLANLSMHTFNGINDLQVLYLHNNQLTFLSDNVFSNFQKLKYLSLSSNKLYCLSGNIFNNLNQLTTILLDNNRLQNIPQGLFDFLPNIEKVHLYDNIWNCDCWIFYLKNWILENKNKVAKLNELRCKTPVDFYNRLILTLSESQLSCNFSLTNVTSKMDVYLQTSKTSTKQHSSMCTVQSKSLQTGAVTFASIQKATDSTKLTREDGSIKTMSFTAAHDLSSAVVIDSNSTKITIFHIEKMKMIKNLGSARIPCKIILLLYIVLGAIQLCFILITLYVVFAVRKMLLYQTSTFTVPVVLLRISESFPNATGQNYLGMNEA; this is encoded by the coding sequence ATGGCTGCAGTACTGTTATTATATTTCTTCATAAGTTTGCAAGTGCTCAGTCAATACTTTGGCTGTCCTGAAGAATGTGATTGCTCCACTATTAAAGCTACCTGTGGAAAACAAAGAGGAAAGATACTCACAAAAGTACCTGGGCCTTTACCAGCAAATGTATCATCACTGTTCTTGGTAAACACACAGATTGCCAAGCTAGAAGACAACAGTTTTACAGGGCAAAAAGCTTTGAAGCAACTTGTGTTGAATGGCAGCCTCCTGACAGATGTTTCGGAAGGAGCTTTCAAACACCTACACAATCTTGAATCACTAATGGTGGCAAACAGTTTACTGGAGGTATTGCCTCTTGGAGTTCTGGACACATTGGTTAATCTTAACCAACTTTATTTAATTAAGAGTAATCTGGCCAAAGTAGATCTGGGTCTATTTGATTATCTTAAAAACCTAGAAGAACTTTATTTATATCGAAATAAATTAGAAGCTCTTCCCAATGGCATTTTTGACAATCTTGGGTGTCTTACTAAATTGCATTTAGGGGGGAACCAAATTAGTGTTCTTCCAGCAAACATATTTGACAAACTAAGAAATCTTCAAATTCTCAGACTATATGAAAATCAACTTAATTACATTCCTTCAGGCCTCTTTGATAAACTATTAAATCTCACTGAACTTTTACTTCACTTTAATTATATTGGAAATCTTTCTAGTGATACCTTTTCTCAATTGCAGAATCTGAACAAATTAATTATCGCCAAAAATAGAATACTTGTAGTGCAACCAACAACTTTTCATAACTTGCTCAATCTTCATGAATTATCAATGTATTCTAATAAATTGATGCAACTTCCAGACAGCATATTTGGTAAGATGAAGAAATTGGAGAAATTGTATTTACATGATAATCAGCTCATCACTCTTCCAGATAATATATTTTGCAATTTGACTAACTTAAAATTGTTGTCCTTGAACCAAAACAAACTTGCCAACCTTTCAATGCATACATTTAATGGCATTAATGACCTTCAAGTGCTTTACCTCCATAACAACCAGCTTACTTTTTTAAGTGACAATGTATTTAGTAACTTTCAGAAACTGAAatacctctcactctcttctaACAAACTTTACTGTCTTTCTGGAAACATTTTTAACAACCTGAATCAGCTGACCACCATTCTGTTAGATAATAACAGGTTGCAAAATATCCCACAAGGGCTGTTTGATTTCTTACCAAATATAGAGAAAGTTCACTTGTACGATAATATTTGGAACTGTGACTGTTGGATTTTTTATTTGAAGAACTGGATTTTGGAAAACAAAAATAAGGTTGCTAAGCTCAATGAATTAAGATGTAAAACTCCGGTGGATTTCTATAATCGGCTTATTCTAACATTGAGTGAAAGCCAGTTGAGCTGTAATTTTTCACTGACAAATGTTACATCAAAAATGGATGTTTACCTTCAAACAAGCAAGACCTCAACAAAACAGCATAGTTCTATGTGCACTGTACAATCAAAATCATTGCAAACAGGAGCTGTGACATTTGCATCCATTCAGAAAGCTACAGATTCTACCAAACTCACCAGGGAAGATGGCTCTATAAAGACAATGAGCTTTACCGCAGCACATGATCTTTCTTCAGCTGTGGTAATTGACAGCAACTCAACAAAAATAACAATATTCCATATTGAGAAAATGAAGATGATCAAGAATCTGGGATCTGCAAGAATCCCATGTAAAATAATTTTGCTTTTGTATATTGTTCTGGGTGCTATACAATTATGCTTTATACTTATAACTTTATATGTTGTGTTTGCTGTTAGAAAAATGCTGCTTTATCAGACTAGCACATTCACTGTACCTGTTGTTCTTTTGAGGATTTCAGAAAGTTTCCCAAATGCCACAGGACAGAATTACTTAGGTATGAATGAGGCATAA